A portion of the Bradysia coprophila strain Holo2 unplaced genomic scaffold, BU_Bcop_v1 contig_297, whole genome shotgun sequence genome contains these proteins:
- the LOC119078540 gene encoding caspase-like, with amino-acid sequence MPLLLMKTKRKNDCETCDGEPAEKIRKLDESRNKKGFMLILNHEFFEDKTLKRPGTRVDEDNLVKTFSKFNFEFEIFKDLNYKQVVELAEQFSNKNFIDFSCLVVAVLSHGEEKNQVSAKDRYYDFDETVVNPIAKNITLLGCPKIFIINACRGYERNVYVSDGRYPDMEVDSCSNCKPSVEKMRTIPYMKEILKLYSCYEGFVSYRNPLFGCRFINSLCKHLNERGHNTPIEDIFKLICNELTDITECMFVQCPVVSSTLTKSFCLGDLLKNGKVKN; translated from the exons ATGCCATTACTGCTAATGAAAACCAAGCGCAAAAACGATTGTGAAACGTGTGATGGTGAACCTGCCGAAAAGATTCGGAAATTGGATGAATCACGTAACAAAAAAGGCTTTATGCTCATCTTGAACCATGAATTCTTTGAAGACAAGACGCTGAAACGACCGGGAACAAGAGTAGACGAAGACAACTTGgtgaaaactttttccaaatttaatttcgaatttgaaatattcaaaGATCTCAACTACAAACAAGTGGTTGAATTAGCTGAGCAAT TTTCGAacaaaaactttatcgatttttcgtGTTTGGTAGTGGCTGTATTGTCGCACGGTGAAGAGAAAAATCAAGTTTCCGCGAAGGATCGGTACTATGACTTCGACGAAACGGTGGTGAATCCAATAGCCAAGAATATAACTCTGCTCGGATGTccgaaaatttttatcatCAACGCGTGCCGAGGTTACGAAAGAAATGTTTATGTGAGCGATGGACGATATCCCGACATGGAAGTGGATTCTTGCTCCAACTGTAAGCCATCAGTAGAGAAAATGAGGACCATACCATACATGAAAGAGATCTTGAAGTTGTACAGCTGTTATGAAG GCTTTGTGTCGTACCGAAATCCATTGTTCGGCTGCCGATTCATTAACAGTTTGTGCAAGCATTTGAATGAACGTGGTCACAATACTCCAATCGAAGATATTTTTAAACTTATATGCAACGAACTGACGGATATTACGGAGTGCAT GTTTGTTCAGTGTCCGGTGGTGTCATCAACGTTGACGAAAAGTTTTTGTCTGGGTGATTTGTTAAAGAATGGgaaagttaaaaattaa